A stretch of Chloroflexota bacterium DNA encodes these proteins:
- a CDS encoding GAF domain-containing sensor histidine kinase — MMQNVEPVRSTQSIAPLRKLLRRAQHATFWERKPLVGLVSYLRWAIPIAVSFVGIGYVLLETVVFQGRQLAEPSVLRTVIVIGLAGPVLVWISLTWAAKAAMAEAQAQKELALRNQETHRRVARLQIASQIGQRMSALLDLDTLLAEVVRLLRARFGYYQVHILLTNEAHKELVLREASGPYADQVKARHMRTPIDQTSVVGWVAQTGKPLLSNDVHQEPRNPSAELLANTLAQLAVPLRVGKHIIGVLDAQSDRLNAFSKEDVIVLEILGNQLGIAIENARLFQETKRRYEAMIALHETSLDMITQLNREELLQALLRRGVQLLSAEASSLFLYNPDEQLIYNVANYNTTRDWTGITVRPGEGAIGRIIETGQPIIVDNYETWEGRSEIFTGDSQSRLVGVPLRWRGQVIGGIHVLNSMPARPFDPDDLWLLSLFADLATIAVKNADLHTQVKNFSQELEQKVAARTRELSQAQEEIQAKAEQLRSLLAKTIDLQEHERARIARDMHDGVVQLITAARLELQAVKVVSGLNLSRAAEGKLNAARQVLEEAELEIRRAIYDLHSPILDAMGLVPALERHISRFHELTGIACTIIVNGTPHRLPMHSEVAVFRLVEEALNNVAAHSGGTLATITIDYELASVSVAVRDNGRGFDYREWFVNPHHHHLGLFSMQERVNNLGGEVELWSEPEQGTRVLFRLPIQPVDA, encoded by the coding sequence ATGATGCAGAATGTAGAGCCAGTCCGTTCGACTCAATCCATAGCGCCTCTACGCAAACTACTTCGCCGCGCGCAGCACGCGACATTCTGGGAACGCAAACCGCTGGTTGGTCTCGTCTCCTATTTGCGCTGGGCAATTCCGATTGCCGTCTCTTTCGTCGGCATTGGATACGTACTGCTCGAAACGGTCGTGTTTCAAGGTCGCCAACTCGCGGAACCCTCGGTTCTTCGCACGGTGATCGTCATCGGGCTTGCCGGTCCCGTGTTGGTGTGGATCAGTTTGACCTGGGCGGCGAAAGCGGCGATGGCGGAAGCCCAGGCGCAAAAAGAACTTGCCTTGCGCAACCAAGAGACGCACCGCCGCGTCGCGCGTTTGCAGATTGCCAGCCAAATCGGACAACGGATGTCCGCCTTATTGGACTTGGACACACTGCTCGCCGAAGTGGTGCGCTTGCTCCGCGCGCGCTTCGGCTACTATCAAGTCCACATCCTCCTGACCAACGAAGCGCATAAGGAACTCGTCTTGCGCGAAGCCAGTGGACCGTACGCCGATCAAGTCAAAGCCCGCCACATGCGAACGCCGATTGATCAGACCAGCGTCGTTGGCTGGGTCGCGCAGACCGGCAAACCTCTGCTTTCTAATGATGTCCACCAAGAGCCGCGCAATCCTTCGGCGGAATTGCTCGCGAATACACTCGCGCAATTAGCCGTCCCGTTACGCGTCGGCAAACACATCATCGGCGTTTTGGACGCGCAAAGTGATCGGCTCAACGCATTTAGCAAAGAAGACGTCATCGTCCTGGAAATCCTGGGCAATCAACTAGGCATCGCCATCGAAAACGCGCGCCTGTTCCAGGAAACTAAGCGACGCTATGAAGCGATGATCGCGCTGCACGAGACTTCGCTCGACATGATCACCCAGTTGAATCGCGAAGAATTATTGCAAGCCCTGTTGCGCCGCGGGGTCCAACTCTTGAGCGCCGAGGCAAGTTCCTTGTTTCTCTACAACCCAGACGAGCAACTGATTTACAACGTCGCGAACTACAACACCACGCGCGATTGGACCGGGATTACCGTACGACCGGGCGAAGGAGCCATTGGACGAATCATCGAAACCGGTCAGCCGATTATCGTGGACAACTACGAAACCTGGGAGGGACGCTCGGAAATTTTTACCGGCGACAGCCAAAGTCGTTTGGTCGGCGTGCCATTGCGCTGGCGCGGACAAGTGATCGGCGGCATCCACGTCCTGAATTCGATGCCCGCGCGTCCCTTCGACCCAGACGACCTCTGGCTGCTCAGTTTGTTTGCCGATTTGGCGACGATTGCCGTCAAGAATGCCGACTTGCATACCCAGGTCAAAAATTTTAGCCAGGAATTAGAGCAAAAGGTCGCCGCACGCACGCGCGAATTATCGCAAGCCCAAGAAGAAATTCAGGCAAAGGCAGAACAATTGCGCTCGTTGCTCGCCAAAACGATTGATCTGCAGGAACACGAACGCGCGCGGATCGCGCGTGATATGCACGACGGCGTGGTACAACTTATCACTGCCGCGCGCCTGGAATTGCAAGCGGTCAAAGTCGTAAGCGGCTTGAATTTATCGCGGGCGGCGGAGGGTAAACTCAACGCCGCGCGACAGGTACTCGAAGAAGCCGAACTCGAAATCCGGCGCGCGATCTACGATTTGCACTCGCCCATCTTGGACGCGATGGGGCTAGTCCCCGCGCTCGAAAGACACATCAGTCGTTTCCACGAACTGACTGGCATTGCGTGTACGATTATCGTCAACGGCACACCACATCGCCTGCCAATGCACTCCGAGGTTGCCGTGTTCCGCCTGGTCGAAGAAGCGTTGAACAACGTCGCGGCACATTCCGGCGGCACACTTGCGACAATCACGATTGACTATGAACTCGCGTCCGTTTCGGTCGCCGTGCGCGACAACGGACGCGGTTTCGACTACCGCGAATGGTTCGTGAATCCCCACCACCATCACCTAGGACTATTCAGCATGCAAGAACGGGTCAACAACCTGGGGGGCGAAGTCGAACTATGGTCAGAACCGGAACAAGGCACGCGCGTACTGTTTCGTTTACCGATCCAACCGGTGGACGCGTGA
- a CDS encoding response regulator transcription factor, with protein sequence MDTIRILIVDDHPMVRRGLKSLLSSYPDLQIVGEAEDSTTALRAAVELEPEIILLDIQLPGLDGVEVAKQLRHAVPDSKIIALTAYDNEEYVLNALRAGAYAYLLKHTSDETVVEAVRSVHQGKRLLSPALMDQVLRQFQTLAQLQVQHEAGLSAQEINVLSLVAQGATNEEIAAETHWSERTVKREIEEIMSKLGARNRAQAVAEGIRRGLI encoded by the coding sequence ATGGATACCATTCGAATTTTGATCGTAGACGATCACCCGATGGTTCGGCGGGGCTTGAAAAGTTTGCTCTCATCGTACCCGGACCTTCAAATCGTCGGCGAAGCCGAGGATAGTACGACCGCATTACGCGCCGCCGTGGAACTTGAACCGGAAATTATTCTACTCGACATTCAACTACCTGGGTTAGATGGCGTCGAGGTTGCCAAGCAATTGCGTCACGCCGTTCCCGACTCTAAAATCATCGCGCTGACGGCGTACGACAATGAAGAGTACGTGCTCAATGCGTTGCGCGCCGGCGCGTACGCGTACTTGCTCAAACACACCTCGGACGAAACGGTCGTCGAAGCGGTGCGCTCGGTCCATCAAGGTAAGCGCTTGTTATCGCCCGCGTTAATGGATCAAGTGCTGCGTCAGTTCCAGACGCTCGCGCAATTGCAAGTTCAGCACGAAGCCGGATTATCCGCGCAAGAAATCAATGTGCTGTCGCTGGTCGCGCAAGGGGCGACGAATGAAGAAATCGCCGCCGAGACACATTGGAGCGAGCGAACGGTCAAACGCGAGATCGAAGAAATCATGTCCAAGTTGGGCGCACGCAATCGCGCGCAAGCGGTCGCCGAAGGGATTCGCCGCGGTTTGATTTAG
- a CDS encoding (2Fe-2S)-binding protein has product MADEATPGMEPEEQEEQTTGGGQITRRQFLVGAGVGAVVGVAGTAGLLSFARPTTEAKPAPAQPGSAPAPQVAQAVSDLPATMRRVTLDIDNKKYDVTTDVRMSLWEVMVYQLGLASINLGCDRAQCGACTVAIDGRAVNGCTVLAARLGRGQKILTVDGLSKGAQLDQLHPIARAYHQEGGYQCGICTRGFIMSTYTLLTKNPNPTEDEVREALAGNICRCSEYPKIYTSVFRAAEEMRKKA; this is encoded by the coding sequence ATGGCTGACGAAGCTACTCCGGGAATGGAACCGGAAGAACAGGAAGAACAAACCACCGGCGGCGGGCAGATTACGCGTCGGCAATTTCTAGTGGGTGCCGGTGTGGGCGCCGTCGTCGGTGTGGCTGGCACTGCCGGCTTGCTTTCGTTTGCGCGCCCGACGACGGAAGCCAAGCCCGCCCCGGCGCAACCTGGGTCTGCGCCAGCGCCGCAGGTTGCCCAAGCGGTCTCCGATTTGCCGGCGACCATGCGCCGGGTCACGCTGGATATTGACAACAAAAAATACGATGTCACCACGGACGTCCGGATGAGTTTGTGGGAAGTGATGGTGTACCAACTTGGCTTGGCGTCCATCAACCTGGGTTGTGATCGCGCCCAATGCGGCGCATGCACTGTCGCGATTGATGGACGCGCCGTCAATGGCTGCACCGTCCTCGCGGCGCGTTTGGGACGCGGGCAAAAGATTTTGACCGTGGACGGTTTGAGCAAGGGCGCACAGCTCGATCAATTGCATCCCATCGCCAGAGCGTACCATCAAGAAGGCGGCTATCAGTGCGGTATTTGCACGCGCGGTTTCATCATGTCCACCTACACCTTGCTAACCAAAAATCCCAACCCCACCGAGGACGAAGTGCGCGAAGCCCTAGCGGGCAACATCTGCCGTTGCTCGGAATACCCCAAGATCTATACGTCCGTCTTTCGCGCCGCCGAAGAAATGCGGAAGAAGGCATAG
- a CDS encoding xanthine dehydrogenase family protein molybdopterin-binding subunit produces MAKQVDVIRAIQDAKYADTLTLTEWRELTASPEWDLLLGEMRDVVEPFIQKYADKLSGMNGNGSANATLAAGDLTVLGKRIPRVQGLGIITGVGRYTQHYAPKNVLFMKTLRSPHPHAKVMKVDTSKAEKLPGVVTILHRGNLPKEYQDTRLGGGPPNRFLFNEEVYEVGAPIACVAAESDHIADEAMRMIEVQYQVLPASLNMLEAMKASTPKQWDNKFDGTIIDIPAAFKRGDPAKGMNEAEVVVENTSYRSVEQHMPLEMTTSVGWWNDGKYTMIYTCQHAHGSRDGLAQALKLPQNKVRVIQPGYVGSGYGYRSGIDLAEVHVAILAKITGRPVRGMYTRSEDFVTRTHRPENLNEMKLGVKRDGTIVAGQFKVIANVGPQRASAASGSWYNMQLLYNIPNLQAEGVDVFTNKFKSGPYRCVGHPNGTLALETIMDVAAYKIGMDPVQFRLKNLNLKGNPENRRPYSNPGIATCITEAAKTIGWTQKFHAPKAKQVRPGVFHGIGMAAMNCNHGAGTASASGMCIVTSDGSLQAISASNDIGPGQRTLQAMIAAETVGIPFERTSISFEVDTDFSSDCGGTNGSRQTNTAGWGMYEAAMDAKRQLMDWGAKKFIDDAKKLTPPQTLNVKPEDLDVRNGEVIFKNDPSKKLPVRDVVAFSTGPVIGRGVHLQDPTWERAAFAAHAAEVEVDTMTGTIHVIKYVAAHDVGKALNPFALEQQIEGGVIMGLGAALQEELLVDAATGLPLNDNILDYKALSIKDVPRTIDVVLVETMKEYGVYGAHGIGEPPINPPCAVIANAVYNAIGVRVDRMPITREKILAALKAA; encoded by the coding sequence ATGGCAAAACAAGTTGATGTTATTCGCGCCATTCAGGACGCCAAGTACGCGGACACGTTGACTTTAACAGAATGGCGTGAACTCACGGCAAGCCCTGAATGGGATCTGTTGTTGGGTGAAATGCGCGACGTGGTCGAACCCTTCATCCAAAAATACGCAGACAAACTCTCCGGTATGAACGGAAACGGGAGCGCGAACGCGACGCTCGCCGCCGGGGACCTGACTGTTCTTGGGAAACGCATTCCGCGCGTGCAAGGTCTGGGGATCATCACCGGCGTTGGACGTTACACGCAACACTACGCGCCCAAGAATGTGTTATTTATGAAGACACTCCGCAGTCCACATCCCCACGCCAAAGTGATGAAGGTGGACACGAGCAAGGCGGAGAAATTGCCCGGCGTCGTCACGATCTTGCATCGCGGCAACCTTCCCAAGGAATATCAGGACACGCGGTTGGGCGGTGGTCCGCCGAATCGTTTCTTATTCAACGAAGAAGTGTACGAGGTCGGCGCGCCGATCGCCTGTGTGGCGGCGGAATCCGATCACATCGCCGACGAAGCGATGCGGATGATCGAAGTGCAATACCAGGTATTGCCCGCCTCGTTGAACATGTTGGAAGCGATGAAAGCCAGCACGCCCAAGCAGTGGGATAACAAGTTCGACGGTACGATCATTGACATTCCCGCGGCTTTCAAACGCGGCGACCCAGCCAAGGGCATGAACGAAGCCGAAGTGGTCGTCGAGAATACGTCGTACCGCTCGGTTGAACAACACATGCCGTTGGAAATGACGACGTCGGTCGGCTGGTGGAACGACGGCAAGTACACGATGATCTACACCTGCCAGCACGCCCACGGCTCGCGCGACGGGTTGGCGCAGGCGCTCAAGCTGCCGCAGAACAAGGTGCGTGTGATCCAGCCCGGTTATGTCGGGTCTGGGTATGGTTATCGTTCCGGCATTGACCTGGCAGAAGTCCATGTCGCGATCCTGGCAAAGATTACCGGGCGCCCGGTGCGCGGGATGTACACGCGGTCGGAAGATTTCGTCACGCGGACGCATCGCCCGGAGAACTTGAACGAAATGAAACTGGGCGTCAAGCGCGATGGCACGATTGTCGCCGGACAATTCAAGGTCATTGCGAATGTAGGACCGCAACGCGCGAGCGCGGCGAGCGGCTCGTGGTACAACATGCAGCTGTTGTATAACATTCCGAATCTCCAAGCCGAGGGCGTGGACGTTTTCACGAACAAGTTCAAATCCGGTCCCTACCGTTGTGTGGGACATCCGAACGGCACGCTCGCGTTGGAAACGATCATGGATGTCGCCGCCTACAAAATCGGAATGGACCCCGTCCAATTCCGTTTGAAGAATCTGAACCTCAAGGGCAATCCGGAAAATCGGCGACCGTACAGCAATCCTGGGATTGCCACGTGCATTACCGAAGCGGCAAAGACGATTGGCTGGACGCAAAAATTCCACGCGCCCAAGGCAAAGCAGGTCCGTCCCGGCGTTTTTCACGGCATCGGGATGGCGGCAATGAACTGCAATCACGGCGCGGGCACGGCGAGCGCGAGCGGCATGTGCATCGTCACGAGCGACGGCTCGCTCCAAGCCATCTCTGCCAGCAACGATATCGGTCCGGGTCAGCGCACGCTCCAGGCGATGATCGCGGCAGAGACGGTCGGCATTCCGTTTGAACGAACGTCCATCTCTTTCGAAGTGGATACCGATTTCAGCTCCGATTGCGGCGGCACGAACGGCAGTCGCCAAACCAACACGGCGGGCTGGGGCATGTACGAAGCCGCGATGGATGCCAAGCGCCAGTTGATGGACTGGGGCGCGAAAAAATTCATTGACGACGCGAAAAAACTCACCCCACCCCAAACGCTCAATGTGAAACCGGAAGACCTGGATGTCCGCAACGGTGAGGTCATCTTCAAGAATGACCCGAGCAAAAAACTCCCGGTGCGCGATGTCGTGGCGTTCAGTACGGGTCCCGTCATCGGTCGCGGCGTGCATCTGCAAGACCCGACCTGGGAACGCGCAGCGTTCGCCGCGCACGCGGCGGAAGTCGAAGTGGACACGATGACCGGAACGATTCACGTCATCAAGTACGTCGCGGCGCATGACGTGGGCAAGGCGCTCAACCCGTTCGCGTTAGAGCAACAAATCGAAGGCGGCGTCATCATGGGACTGGGCGCGGCGCTTCAAGAGGAATTGCTGGTTGATGCGGCAACCGGTTTGCCGTTGAACGATAACATTCTCGACTACAAGGCGCTCTCGATCAAAGATGTTCCGCGCACGATTGACGTCGTGCTCGTCGAGACGATGAAAGAGTACGGCGTGTACGGCGCGCATGGTATTGGCGAGCCACCGATCAATCCGCCTTGCGCGGTCATCGCCAACGCGGTGTACAACGCGATTGGTGTTCGGGTGGATCGAATGCCCATCACGCGCGAAAAGATTCTAGCGGCGCTCAAGGCTGCCTAG
- a CDS encoding FAD binding domain-containing protein, translated as MKSFELHDAATVQEAVALLNKFGPTAKIVAGGSDLVTGVMKDWVHGKGMPYPEKLIDVTTIPEMVGINIASTGNATIGAATTLTSIAESKELDQRYPVFTQAVSSVASPLIRNFGTLGGNINQRPRCWFFRGENFACYKKGGDFCFAVTGDNRYHAIIGGELCYIVHPSDSASALLALNASATIAGPSGTRTVQFDNYFTGPREDVLRENVLKPDELMVNVSIPQLAPNTKTAWFKLKDRQVYDFALVSVAAVITQENGVWKDGRIVLGGVAPVPYRAKVVEEALAGKNIKENIKAAAAAIKTVARPMSLNAYKVDITMGLIEQVVLGALA; from the coding sequence ATGAAATCCTTCGAGCTCCATGACGCAGCCACCGTGCAAGAGGCGGTCGCGTTGCTCAACAAGTTCGGACCGACCGCCAAGATCGTGGCAGGCGGGAGTGATTTGGTAACAGGCGTCATGAAAGACTGGGTTCACGGCAAAGGGATGCCCTATCCAGAAAAGTTGATTGATGTAACGACCATTCCGGAAATGGTCGGGATCAATATCGCTTCGACCGGAAATGCGACGATTGGCGCGGCGACGACACTCACCTCCATCGCAGAATCCAAAGAACTGGATCAGCGCTATCCCGTGTTCACGCAAGCAGTATCGAGTGTTGCCTCGCCATTGATTCGCAACTTTGGCACGCTGGGTGGCAACATCAACCAGCGACCGCGTTGCTGGTTTTTCCGCGGCGAGAATTTCGCCTGCTACAAAAAAGGCGGCGACTTTTGCTTCGCGGTGACGGGGGACAACCGGTATCACGCGATCATCGGCGGCGAGTTGTGCTACATCGTTCACCCATCCGATTCGGCAAGCGCCTTGCTGGCGCTCAATGCTTCAGCAACGATCGCCGGTCCCAGTGGGACGCGAACCGTCCAGTTCGATAACTACTTTACTGGACCGCGCGAAGACGTGTTGCGCGAAAACGTTCTCAAGCCGGATGAGTTGATGGTCAACGTCAGCATCCCACAACTAGCGCCCAACACCAAGACCGCGTGGTTCAAGTTGAAAGACCGCCAGGTGTACGACTTTGCGCTAGTCAGTGTGGCGGCAGTTATCACTCAGGAAAATGGCGTGTGGAAAGATGGTCGCATCGTCCTGGGTGGGGTTGCCCCGGTGCCTTATCGCGCCAAGGTCGTCGAGGAGGCGCTCGCCGGCAAGAACATCAAGGAGAACATCAAAGCCGCGGCGGCGGCGATCAAGACTGTCGCGCGACCGATGAGTTTGAATGCGTACAAAGTAGATATCACGATGGGCTTGATCGAGCAAGTTGTGCTGGGCGCGCTCGCGTAA